One Budorcas taxicolor isolate Tak-1 chromosome 13, Takin1.1, whole genome shotgun sequence DNA window includes the following coding sequences:
- the UCMA gene encoding unique cartilage matrix-associated protein: protein MAWRQLLLTCLSAVALLSMLREGAAVSVGLRQVAGQEAQEDVEGIFMQESDALNFLKKCSKRSPRFQDKVNVENRQKLRADELRREYHEEQRNEFENFVEEQNNEQEERSRKAIEQWRQWHYDGLYPSCLYNRHHI from the exons atGGCCTGGAGACAGCTGCTTCTGACCTGTCTCTCAGCTGTTGCACTCCTGTCCA TGCTGCGAGAGGGGGCTGCCGTGTCGGTGGGCCTGAGGCAGGTGGCAGGACAAGAGGCACAGGAAG ACGTGGAAGGGATTTTCATGCAGGAATCAGACGCCTTGAATTTCCTCAAGAAGTGCAGCAAGCGGTCCCCCAGATTCCAGGACAAGGTCAATG TGGAGAACAGGCAGAAGCTGCGGGCAGATGAGCTGCGGAGAGAGTATCATGAAGAACAGAGGAACGAGTTTGAGAACTTTGTGGAGGAGCAAAACAACG AACAGGAAGAGAGAAGCCGGAAGGCCATCGAGCAGTGGCGCCAATGGCATTACGACGGCCTATACCCATCCTGTCTTTACAACCGCCACCACATCTGA